From the Maioricimonas rarisocia genome, one window contains:
- a CDS encoding redoxin domain-containing protein produces MRAVLQGVVLKSVVALGMCSAAFAADSIREAPRRLKPAEVGVGTLVSDFTATDFRGEPVSLSAIRGERGTLIALTSTSCPLCQKYVPTLARIEESCRERGIGVVFLNPIASDRSEKIGAAIETHGLEGPYIHDQDETLARSLGALTTTEVFLLDAAGTLVYRGAIDDQYGFGYALNEPRESYLEAAIDALLAGRRPEVAATTAPGCELWSPESVAEARSDIPVTWHERVSRIVQQNCQECHRDGGLGPFPLETADEVIAHAGMIRRVVSRGLMPPWFAGPVEGQEPGHWANDRSLSERDREDLLAWLEGDRALGDPENGPLPLSFTDEWQIGEPDLVVQIPKPMAIQATGQMPYQHATIETTFDEEKWVQAVEIRPTNRAVVHHVLVFVRMPGAEKVRNRDGFFAAYVPGNDHQIYPDGLARRLPAGASLVFQLHYTPIGTAAEDQTRLALRFAEEPPTHLIRTTGIYNGKIAIPPGASNHAETASITVPSDVKLLGFMPHMHLRGKAFRYDLIKRDDSRRTLLDVPAYDFNWQLEYRLSEPLDVDRGSKLEVTGWYDNSAENPANPDPTITVEWGDQTDDEMLIGYIEYYVPGEPIAAEDDPADGDDPVSQRFRRVDRNGDGQVSREELPLERVFARLDLDTDGFITLEEARQGLRRR; encoded by the coding sequence ATGCGAGCTGTGTTGCAAGGTGTTGTGCTGAAGTCGGTTGTGGCGCTGGGGATGTGTTCCGCTGCGTTCGCGGCCGACTCGATTCGCGAAGCTCCGCGGCGGCTGAAACCGGCCGAGGTGGGAGTGGGAACGCTTGTTTCCGACTTCACTGCGACCGATTTCCGCGGCGAGCCGGTGAGCCTGAGCGCGATCCGCGGGGAGCGTGGCACGCTGATCGCCCTGACGAGCACGAGCTGTCCGCTCTGTCAGAAATATGTTCCGACGCTGGCCCGGATTGAGGAAAGCTGCCGGGAGCGTGGAATCGGCGTCGTCTTTCTCAATCCGATTGCTTCGGACCGATCGGAGAAGATCGGCGCGGCGATCGAGACGCATGGACTGGAAGGGCCGTACATCCACGATCAGGACGAAACGCTGGCCCGGTCGCTGGGTGCGCTGACGACGACGGAAGTGTTTCTGCTCGACGCGGCCGGCACGCTGGTGTACCGCGGCGCGATCGACGATCAGTACGGATTCGGCTATGCCCTGAACGAGCCGCGAGAGTCGTATCTCGAGGCGGCGATCGATGCGCTGCTGGCGGGACGCCGGCCGGAGGTTGCCGCCACGACGGCACCGGGGTGTGAACTCTGGTCGCCGGAGAGCGTGGCGGAGGCCCGCAGCGACATTCCGGTGACGTGGCACGAGCGGGTCTCGCGGATCGTGCAGCAGAACTGCCAGGAATGTCACCGGGATGGTGGTCTGGGACCGTTCCCGCTCGAGACGGCGGACGAGGTGATCGCTCATGCGGGGATGATTCGCCGGGTGGTCTCGCGGGGACTGATGCCGCCCTGGTTTGCCGGTCCGGTTGAGGGACAGGAGCCGGGACACTGGGCGAACGACCGTTCGCTGAGCGAGCGGGACCGTGAGGATCTGCTGGCGTGGCTGGAGGGAGACCGTGCGCTGGGGGATCCGGAGAACGGGCCGCTGCCGCTGAGCTTTACTGATGAATGGCAGATCGGCGAACCGGATCTGGTGGTGCAGATTCCGAAGCCGATGGCCATCCAGGCGACCGGCCAGATGCCGTATCAGCATGCGACCATCGAAACCACGTTCGACGAAGAGAAGTGGGTGCAGGCGGTGGAGATCCGGCCGACGAACCGGGCCGTCGTTCACCACGTGCTGGTTTTCGTGCGGATGCCCGGGGCAGAGAAAGTGCGGAACCGGGACGGGTTCTTCGCGGCCTATGTGCCGGGGAATGATCACCAGATCTATCCGGACGGACTGGCCCGTCGTCTGCCGGCGGGAGCCTCGCTGGTGTTCCAGCTGCATTACACGCCGATCGGTACGGCGGCCGAGGACCAGACGCGACTGGCCCTGCGGTTCGCGGAGGAGCCGCCGACGCACCTGATCCGGACCACAGGCATCTACAACGGCAAGATCGCGATTCCTCCGGGAGCGTCAAATCATGCGGAGACGGCCAGCATTACGGTGCCGAGTGACGTGAAGCTGCTCGGCTTCATGCCGCACATGCATCTGCGGGGAAAGGCGTTCCGGTATGACCTGATTAAGCGTGATGATTCGAGGCGGACGCTGCTGGACGTGCCGGCGTATGACTTCAACTGGCAGCTGGAGTACCGGCTGAGCGAACCGCTGGATGTGGATCGCGGCAGCAAACTCGAAGTGACGGGCTGGTACGACAACAGTGCGGAGAACCCGGCGAATCCTGATCCGACGATCACGGTCGAATGGGGAGATCAGACCGATGACGAGATGCTGATCGGCTACATCGAGTACTACGTGCCGGGTGAGCCGATCGCCGCTGAAGATGATCCTGCAGACGGAGACGACCCGGTTTCACAGCGGTTCCGGCGGGTCGACCGAAACGGGGACGGGCAGGTGAGCCGGGAGGAACTTCCGCTGGAGCGGGTGTTCGCCCGGCTGGACCTGGATACCGATGGCTTCATCACGCTGGAGGAAGCGCGGCAGGGGCTGCGTCGGCGGTGA
- a CDS encoding NAD(P)/FAD-dependent oxidoreductase: protein MTRLEADVAVLGAGFGGSITSLLLQRSGLRPVLIDRSRHPRFAIGESSTPIADFILKDLAARYDLPALAPLAKFGTWREQRPELVCGLKRGFSYFRHRPGEPFRVDPGHSNELLVAASFDDRRADTHWLRADVDRFFAEQVQAEGIPYFDETDVSIETVDGGWRLDGNRNGEPVGIDAAFLIDATGGAESVLRALGISSTAEGMATCSRAIYGHFEKVAVWQESLAGAGADLSDHPFPCDAAAVHHLLEEGWMWQLRFINGITSAGFVLTGEQAADAGLTAEDEWETLLRRYPSLGEQFAEARLVAPESGLVRTGRMQRRAGQSAGENWAALPNTAGFVGPMHSTGIGHTLCGIERLVPMLAEHWRKPSLGRELQRYQQTLAQELRLIDRLVWGCERTVDQFELFTAYAMLYFAAATTYEDRRLNGRLAPGAAFLCADDERFVTVVERCRIRLLELLAAGPVTAERAAAYFDFVAEAIRSFNIAGLCDRGVRNMYRYTAVPAD, encoded by the coding sequence ATGACGCGGCTCGAAGCGGACGTGGCAGTGCTGGGAGCCGGGTTTGGCGGCAGCATCACCAGCCTGCTGCTGCAGCGGTCGGGGCTGCGACCGGTTCTGATCGACCGGAGCCGGCATCCGCGGTTCGCGATCGGCGAATCGTCGACGCCAATTGCGGACTTCATCCTCAAGGATCTGGCCGCGCGTTACGACCTGCCGGCGCTGGCTCCGCTGGCGAAGTTCGGGACCTGGCGCGAACAACGACCGGAGCTGGTCTGCGGATTGAAGCGTGGCTTCAGCTACTTCCGACATCGCCCGGGGGAGCCGTTTCGGGTGGACCCCGGTCACTCGAATGAACTGCTGGTGGCGGCGAGCTTTGATGATCGCCGGGCGGACACGCACTGGCTCCGGGCGGACGTGGACCGGTTCTTCGCGGAGCAGGTGCAGGCGGAGGGGATCCCGTACTTCGATGAGACGGACGTCAGCATCGAGACCGTCGATGGCGGCTGGCGGCTCGACGGAAATCGGAACGGCGAACCGGTCGGGATTGATGCGGCGTTTCTGATTGACGCGACCGGCGGAGCGGAATCCGTGCTGCGGGCACTCGGCATTTCTTCGACGGCCGAGGGGATGGCGACCTGTTCGCGGGCGATCTACGGCCACTTCGAGAAGGTGGCTGTCTGGCAGGAGTCGCTTGCGGGTGCGGGGGCGGATCTGAGCGATCATCCGTTTCCGTGTGATGCGGCGGCGGTGCATCACCTGCTCGAGGAAGGCTGGATGTGGCAGCTGCGGTTCATCAACGGGATCACGAGTGCCGGTTTCGTGCTGACCGGTGAGCAGGCGGCTGATGCGGGGCTCACGGCGGAGGACGAATGGGAGACGCTGTTGAGGCGGTATCCTTCGCTGGGGGAACAGTTCGCAGAAGCCCGGCTGGTTGCTCCGGAGAGCGGGCTGGTACGGACCGGGCGGATGCAGCGGCGGGCCGGTCAGTCTGCAGGAGAGAACTGGGCGGCGCTGCCGAACACGGCCGGTTTCGTCGGCCCGATGCACAGTACGGGGATCGGCCACACGCTGTGCGGAATCGAACGGCTGGTGCCGATGCTGGCAGAGCACTGGCGGAAGCCGTCGCTTGGCAGGGAATTGCAGCGGTATCAGCAGACGCTCGCGCAGGAACTGAGACTGATCGACCGGCTGGTGTGGGGGTGCGAGCGGACCGTCGATCAGTTCGAGCTGTTCACGGCGTATGCGATGCTGTACTTCGCGGCGGCCACGACGTACGAGGACCGCCGGCTGAACGGGCGGCTGGCTCCCGGAGCGGCGTTTTTGTGTGCGGACGATGAGCGGTTCGTCACAGTGGTCGAGCGTTGCCGGATCCGGCTGCTGGAATTGCTCGCAGCGGGGCCGGTGACTGCAGAGAGGGCCGCGGCATACTTCGATTTTGTTGCTGAGGCGATCCGGTCGTTCAACATTGCCGGTCTGTGCGATCGTGGCGTGCGGAACATGTACCGCTACACTGCCGTTCCTGCTGACTGA
- a CDS encoding c-type cytochrome, which translates to MTVQIRLMLIALFAVAASGLMTTLDNLPAAEPPETPSPPDLETDLPPGPLGETIRLGREIVENTGTHPLSREYVGNALTCSSCHLDAGTDPQAATFLGSALAYPAWSPREQRVITLEDRSLNCFMRSMNGTRPPNGSRVSVAITAYITWLSQGQAMRMNPDKPLGPHSTRQLNVDPANADAKRGRQLYMDRCADCHGSDGLGSDDGPPVWGPQSYNDGAGLARIPKLTDWLKAAMPLGDPNLTTQEALDIAAFVNSHPRPKFELEKHLPPPERRGEYNAEH; encoded by the coding sequence ATGACGGTACAGATTCGCCTGATGCTGATCGCTCTCTTCGCAGTGGCGGCCTCGGGCCTGATGACCACCCTCGACAACCTCCCCGCCGCCGAGCCACCCGAAACGCCGTCGCCCCCCGATCTCGAAACCGACCTGCCCCCCGGGCCGCTCGGCGAGACGATCCGTCTCGGTCGGGAAATCGTCGAGAACACCGGCACGCACCCGCTCTCGCGCGAGTATGTCGGCAACGCGTTGACGTGCAGTTCGTGTCATCTCGACGCCGGCACCGATCCTCAGGCAGCGACCTTTCTCGGCAGTGCCCTCGCGTACCCCGCCTGGTCTCCGCGGGAGCAGCGCGTGATTACTCTCGAAGATCGCTCCCTCAACTGCTTCATGCGGAGCATGAACGGCACCCGCCCTCCCAACGGCAGCCGCGTCTCGGTCGCCATCACGGCCTACATCACCTGGCTCTCGCAGGGGCAGGCGATGCGGATGAACCCCGACAAACCGCTCGGTCCCCATTCGACCAGGCAGCTCAACGTCGATCCCGCCAACGCCGACGCGAAGCGCGGACGACAGCTCTACATGGATCGCTGCGCTGACTGCCACGGCTCCGACGGCCTCGGCAGCGACGACGGTCCCCCCGTCTGGGGCCCCCAGTCCTATAACGACGGAGCCGGCCTGGCCCGCATTCCCAAACTGACGGACTGGCTGAAAGCCGCAATGCCCCTCGGCGATCCGAATCTCACCACGCAGGAGGCGCTCGACATTGCCGCCTTCGTGAACTCCCATCCCCGACCGAAGTTCGAGCTCGAGAAACACCTGCCGCCGCCCGAACGCCGCGGCGAATACAATGCCGAACATTGA
- a CDS encoding pyridoxal phosphate-dependent decarboxylase family protein, whose protein sequence is MTFDHETLSLLSDALKQLDAGFDHLPDVESTADADALARVLGEVAVRMRDNYPYQHPQYIGQMLKPPHPMARLAYSLAVFLNPNNHAMDGGRASSRMEKEAVADLARMVGWEEHLGHLCSGGTMANFESLWVARELRPGEAVAASSLAHYTHSRLSSVLQVPFHAVPVDAWGRMDVDALEQLLEAESIGTVVVTLGTTAAGTVDPLDRILPLREKYGFRIHVDAAYGGYFRLVQNLRDETARAFAAMPAADSIVIDPHKHGLQPYGCGCVLFRDPSVGRIYRHDSPYTYFTSDELHLGEISLECSRPGAAAVALWATQQLLPPVPGGEFAAGLEEGREAALELHEWLSEDSRFVPLMEPELDIVIWAVRAEAASESSRRAREFFEEAERRDVYLALASFSREMAEAAGPVDEWDEESVLCLRACAMKPEHREWMGEIVGRLEEA, encoded by the coding sequence ATGACGTTCGATCACGAGACGCTTTCCCTGCTGTCGGATGCCCTGAAGCAGCTCGATGCCGGCTTCGATCATCTGCCGGACGTCGAATCGACGGCGGATGCGGACGCGCTGGCCCGTGTGCTCGGCGAGGTGGCGGTGCGGATGCGGGACAACTACCCGTACCAGCATCCGCAGTACATCGGTCAGATGCTCAAGCCGCCTCATCCTATGGCCCGGCTGGCGTACTCGCTGGCGGTGTTCCTCAATCCGAACAACCACGCGATGGATGGTGGGCGAGCCAGTTCGCGGATGGAGAAGGAAGCCGTTGCCGATCTGGCCCGCATGGTCGGCTGGGAGGAGCACCTGGGTCACCTGTGCAGCGGCGGGACGATGGCGAACTTCGAGTCGCTGTGGGTGGCGCGGGAGCTGCGGCCGGGTGAAGCGGTGGCCGCGTCGTCACTGGCGCACTACACGCATTCGCGGCTGTCGTCGGTGCTGCAGGTGCCGTTTCATGCGGTGCCGGTCGACGCGTGGGGGCGGATGGATGTCGATGCCCTGGAGCAGCTGCTGGAGGCGGAGTCGATCGGCACGGTGGTGGTGACGCTGGGGACGACGGCGGCGGGAACGGTCGATCCGCTGGACCGGATTCTGCCGCTCAGGGAGAAGTACGGTTTTCGCATTCATGTCGATGCGGCATACGGCGGGTACTTCCGGTTGGTGCAGAACCTGCGGGATGAGACGGCCCGGGCTTTTGCCGCGATGCCGGCGGCGGATTCGATTGTGATCGATCCGCACAAGCACGGGTTGCAGCCATACGGATGCGGGTGTGTGCTGTTCCGTGATCCGTCGGTGGGGCGGATCTACCGGCACGACTCGCCGTATACGTACTTCACGTCAGACGAGCTGCATCTGGGGGAGATCTCGCTGGAGTGTTCGCGTCCCGGGGCGGCCGCGGTGGCGCTGTGGGCGACGCAGCAGCTGCTTCCCCCGGTGCCGGGTGGTGAGTTTGCGGCCGGTCTCGAGGAGGGGCGTGAGGCGGCCCTCGAACTGCATGAATGGCTGTCGGAAGACTCACGGTTCGTTCCCCTGATGGAGCCAGAGCTGGACATCGTCATCTGGGCGGTGCGGGCGGAGGCGGCGAGCGAGTCGTCGCGGCGGGCGCGGGAGTTTTTCGAGGAGGCGGAGCGGCGGGATGTTTATCTGGCGCTGGCGTCGTTCTCGCGTGAAATGGCAGAGGCTGCCGGTCCGGTCGACGAGTGGGATGAGGAGTCGGTGCTCTGTCTGCGGGCGTGTGCGATGAAGCCGGAGCATCGGGAGTGGATGGGGGAGATCGTGGGGCGGCTCGAGGAGGCGTGA
- a CDS encoding FtsH/Yme1/Tma family ATP-dependent metallopeptidase, translating to MSEVTAYHEAGHAFVALFVGAEVTSMTVDPDWDDGPERYGDTQIRWPAGRFTDREYCEKAVLVALAGPVAEMIHTGDPFHPGLVGEWAGDWADAVRMAEPLIADERKRIAFLEQQTLWLYRLMDREDHWAALCAIVDHLLAHETLEGEMIAEVMSDWMQ from the coding sequence GTGTCTGAAGTGACCGCCTACCACGAGGCCGGCCATGCCTTCGTGGCTCTTTTCGTTGGTGCCGAAGTGACCTCGATGACTGTGGATCCGGACTGGGATGACGGTCCGGAGCGGTACGGTGATACACAGATCCGCTGGCCGGCCGGGCGGTTTACGGACCGGGAGTACTGTGAGAAGGCAGTGCTGGTGGCGCTGGCCGGGCCGGTGGCGGAGATGATTCACACCGGCGATCCGTTTCACCCCGGTCTGGTCGGCGAGTGGGCGGGGGACTGGGCGGACGCAGTGCGAATGGCGGAGCCTCTGATCGCGGATGAGCGGAAGCGGATCGCGTTTCTCGAGCAGCAGACGCTGTGGTTGTACCGGCTGATGGACCGGGAGGATCACTGGGCGGCCCTGTGTGCGATCGTGGATCATCTGCTGGCGCATGAGACGCTCGAGGGGGAGATGATCGCCGAAGTGATGTCGGACTGGATGCAGTAG
- a CDS encoding methyltransferase, translating to MSDSDLRARLAGMINGYCVTQAVYAAATLGIADLLKDGPRTIDDLAAATGTRPDRLYRLLRALASVDLFAETEQGMFTLTPMAELLRSDAPFSARSFARMAGEEHYATWGRLLEALKSDENAFEVLHGKPIFDFLADNPEQGRIFDDAMTGIHGQETAAILDVYDFPDTQTLIDVGGGNGSKLTAILQKHTQLQGILYDLPHVVDRARPNIEAAGLSDRCKLIGGDFFESVPAGADTCLMRHIIHDWDDEKSITILKNCHAALPEGGRLLVVETVIPPGNEPCGAKFLDLTMMLIPGGKERTEEEYRTLYKAAGFELTRVIPTAGELSLVEGIRR from the coding sequence ATGAGCGACAGCGACCTGCGGGCCCGCCTGGCGGGCATGATCAACGGATACTGCGTCACACAGGCGGTCTACGCTGCAGCAACACTCGGCATCGCCGACCTCCTCAAGGACGGCCCCCGCACCATCGATGACCTCGCCGCGGCCACCGGCACCCGCCCCGATCGCCTGTACCGCCTGCTGCGGGCTCTGGCGAGCGTCGACCTCTTCGCCGAGACAGAGCAGGGGATGTTCACGCTCACCCCAATGGCCGAACTGCTCCGAAGCGACGCCCCGTTCTCGGCACGCTCCTTCGCCCGTATGGCCGGCGAAGAGCATTACGCCACCTGGGGCCGATTGCTCGAAGCACTCAAGTCGGACGAGAACGCATTCGAGGTCCTGCACGGCAAACCGATTTTCGATTTCCTCGCCGACAACCCGGAGCAGGGCCGCATCTTCGACGACGCAATGACCGGCATTCACGGACAGGAAACCGCCGCAATTCTCGACGTCTACGACTTCCCCGACACGCAGACACTCATCGATGTCGGCGGCGGCAACGGCTCGAAGTTGACAGCCATCCTGCAGAAGCACACGCAACTGCAGGGAATCCTCTACGACCTGCCGCACGTCGTCGATCGGGCCCGCCCGAACATCGAAGCAGCCGGATTGAGTGACCGCTGCAAGCTCATCGGCGGCGACTTCTTCGAGTCCGTTCCTGCTGGTGCCGACACCTGCCTGATGCGGCACATCATCCACGACTGGGACGACGAGAAGTCAATCACGATCCTGAAGAACTGCCACGCCGCCCTGCCGGAAGGTGGCCGCCTGCTCGTCGTCGAAACAGTGATCCCGCCCGGCAACGAGCCGTGCGGTGCGAAGTTCCTCGACCTGACGATGATGCTCATCCCCGGCGGCAAGGAGCGAACCGAAGAAGAGTACCGCACCCTCTACAAAGCGGCCGGCTTCGAGCTGACACGCGTCATTCCCACGGCCGGCGAACTGAGCCTTGTGGAAGGCATCCGGCGGTAG